Part of the Nostoc sp. ATCC 53789 genome, GTTACTCTACATATAGACCCAGGTACCGACAACGAACAAATCGAGAGAAGCGAATATTTCGATTTATATATCCGTCCCTACACCGCCTACATGGAATTCTTGCCAATTTTGTATCGAGAAGTAGACTTTATTGGTCGCTTCATGAAGATATTTGAGCAAGCTTTTCAACCAATAGTTGATAGTTACAATGTCATGTGGGCAAACCTCGATCCTTTGACAGCGCCACAAGCATTACTACCTTTTATGGCTCATTGGGTTGCTTGGCAAGTAGATTCTGTGTGGGATCTCCAGCAACAACGGCGTTTAATTCGTCGCGCTGTAGAACTTTATCGCTGGCGCGGAACTCGCAAAGGATTGCGTCTCTATTTACATCTTTATACTGGTTTACCTCTAGACGAACATTTACCAAATGAAGCTGATAAACATATCAGTATCACAGAACCTTTTGGCCCAAGTTTCATCATCGGAGATGCCCAATTAGGAAATGCAGTTTTAGCCGGTGGGCAACCATATCATTTTATAGTACGTTTGCGTTCAAATATTTCTAGTGGCATCATCAACGAGCAACTTATCCAAAGAATTATAGAACAGGAAAAGCCTGCTTTCTGTACATACGAACTATCTATTGAAAATCCCACTCATTAAATAATTTATAATTAAATTGTAGAGTGTGTTATAGCTTTAGCGTTTATCAAAGTAATTTTTTTTTAACGAACCGCGAAGGACGCGAAGGACGCAAAGGAAGAGAAGGAAGAAATAGGGAAAAAATGCTTAACTGAACTGTATTGACTTTTAATCTAAAATCTAAAATCCAAAATCGCTATGTCCCATCCTTTCCCACCCCCACCAATCAAATCTTTGGAACGCCTGCAAGCCGCAGATGGGTTACTAATAAATGCAGAACGCTGGCGCACAGCCCATGATTATCACCGAAATCGGCAAAATGCTCAATATCAAAGTTTAAACCAACCAGGAATTGTCTGTGGTTTAGGCGTTCGAGATGTGACAGCCCCAAGTCAAGTAGAAGCTAGATATCGAGATGGACGTTGGGTGCAAATTCAACCTGGTATTGCAATTGATTTAGCAGGTAATCTAATTGTTGTACCGACTTCTTATGACTTTCCTATTGATATAGAAGTAGTCAGTTCTGAACCACTCATGATCTACTTAGTAGTTAGCTATGTAGACCCTGATGAATTGCGGCGTGGACAGCAAAGAGATGTTGTTCAAGAAACTTATCGAATTGACCAAAGAAATTCTATACCAGCCAGTTCAGAAATAGAAATATGTCGGATACTTCTGCAACCAGGACATACTGATATTACCCAACCTGCGGATGCTTTCTTTCCTGGATATAACAATATTGATTTACGTTACCGCCGTCAGGCACAAATGCGTCCTCAAGCACTTGTGTGTATGGCGCAAGCAACTCATAGCGATCCGGAATGTGCGCGTAATTTTTTCAGCCTTTCGTATTTGTTACAAGCAGTAGAACCCCTGTATCCCAGTTTAAGAGGGGCTGATGAACCAGGTCAGGTTTCTCTAAGTGAAAATATTCAAGATTATGACCTACTTTATTTGACAGGTGGACAGGCTATTTCTTTAAATAGTCTTGAATTTGAATCCCTCAAAAATTACTTAAATTTAGGTGGTGTGCTTTTCGTTGATGCACCAACAAATGCTAACGCTCTAATTGAGAGTACTCAGGCATTAGCACAACAGTTAGAAAGTCCTTTAAGACCTTTAGAAGAATTGCAACGAAGTCATCCTTTAAGGACAAAACCTTTCTTATTTGCTGCCTTGCCAATGGTTAATCAACAGCAGATTAAATTGTTAATCGGTGGCGGAATTATTTTAGCGATTGGAGATTTAGCAACTGCTTGGGGACTGGATAGAGATTTGAGTTTACCCAGATTGACTATTCGTACAGCCCAGGAATTAGGAATTAATATTCTTCATTATGCTTGGAAGCGGCGACAGTTGATAGGCTTGCAACAGGAAGATAATTCAGGGCAGTGGTAGAAGTGATAGCAGTATTAAGGTGGGCGACATTTTTTGGTAATGCCCATCCCACAAGATCAGGCGATCGCACCCTGGCATTAGTTACAACTTAATACAAGTCTACGATTTTAAGAATAAAGGCTCCATCTTGCGATATCTAATTCCCACACGGACAACATCAATCTCATCATCTTCTTCCTTAACTAACCTGTGGAATGTGAGTCAAGTATCTATCCAGAAGATTCGGTTTGTTGATTTATTTTCAGTAATAATGGGAATTAGATTAGCTTTTTAAGAGGCAGTTTACTCTTTAAATATGGAAGTCTTTTAACTATTAGTAATAGCTGTTTGAGATTTATTACGAACAGGCTGAAGAGGTTTGACTTTGGATTCTGATACCGTCATGCTGTTCCACTTTTCTACTGTTGGTTTATATAACCAATACGCTATCTTAGCTTCATCAACATACCCTCTTAGTTCAGGATCAGGCCAAATATGAAGGCGATCCTCACATCCCACTTCTCTTGCTGCTGCTTCAATATCATCCCATTGTCTTTTGAAGCATTCTCCCCATGAGCTTTTTGTCATAATAGAACTGGCAAATTCCAAGCCTGCTGCTATCATCCGCTTGCCATTAGTTCCGCGAGCATTTATAGGTTCCCAAAAGATTACTTCTGGATCGAATTGCATAATTTTATACAAATGTCTTTTGAAATCATCTAAATTCATATTAGGAGGGGTAGGAGCAATTGCAACATACAACCTACACCCAGCTTTATGACCTTTGATTAAGGCTTTATAGCGTTCTGAAGGTAAAGGGGCTTGAGGTTCAATTTGCCGACTAAGTTCATCATCCAAATATGGTAAACTCATACCGACTATAACGTTGGGGTCTTTGAAAATATTGATATCATTCACCCACAAGGGGCTACGAGTCAGAATTCTTATTCGTTTTTTATAGTGCAATAAAGCCTGAACGGCACCACGGGTAACATTAGCAGTTTGCTTGTTCTGGTAAGGATCTGTTCCAGAACAAAGAAGAACAACACCTTTACCTTCTGGTGTTACGCGCCATGACTTCTTGCGGCTTAGGGTCTTTTCTAATTGCTCAGGTATTTCTTCACGAACGAAGAGATATTTTCCCCAATCCATCTGAGGATCGCTAACTCCTTGTTCTCTTAACTGGGCTTGCTTTGTACGAATTGCAGGAGTCGAAGGTACATAACAGAAGGTACAACCATGCAGGCACCCTGATGCTACGTTAACTACATAGTCACATAGCCCTTTTTTATTAAGGGCACTTTCTTGAAGGGGATTAATAATTTTTTCAGTGCCTTTGACGATGGACATTGTGTACCGCCAGTTAATGTATCAGAAAATATTATCTAGTTATGTTTTAGAAATCAGATAGAAAAAACTTGGGTTTAGAAAATAATGAAAATTGATATTTACTCGGTACCTTTATTATATCTGACTTTTTATAATCTGTCTGACTTCTTGTCAAGATTTTGCCATCTCTCCAAACTTCTATTTCTTTTTCTTTTAAATTCCTATTTAAATATTCATTATATAGTCTTCTGTTAGCTGGATTAAGATGCATAGTTTTCTGTTTGATTTCTTTATAAGAAATACCATCAGGATTCTCTGTTATTAGTTTTCCTACATCTTGATCTAGTTTGTCTAGGCAAATCTCATAGGTGTTTTTAGTAATATTAAGTTCAAGTGAAAGCTGATTTTGATTATAATAATTAGCACTTCTAAATCCATAGCCATAAATTTCATAATGATATTGATAATTTAAATTATTTTCTAATTCAAAACATTCTTTTATGACTTCTAGCGCTGTTAAATTTTGTGATAAATGTAGCAGATAGTACAATACGATATTCTCACCTCTAGGAATCAGTGCAAACGTAAATACATACCTTGATTTACCTTTTTCCATGAAAAGCTTCACGGTTTGATCTCTCAAATAACACTGTTCTCCTTTACTTGTATCTTCTAAATTAGCTGCATCATAGTATCCATCTGCTTCAAGTATATTTTGAAAACCTCGCATCTGAGTTGTGTATCTTTCGCTAATAAATCTTGTAATAAAGGCAATCATATAAGTGTAAAGTATTTCAGATCCTTTAAGGTTATTTATATTCCTAATTGTTTTCATTGATACATCTGTCCATCCAAATGGATCAAGTAAGAAGAAAGAATGACCTTTACGATTTTCTACTGTAAATATACAGGCATTAGCTAAGTTTTCAAATTCACCATTAATAAATTCACATTGTTCTATCCTATCTCCATAATCATAGGTAAATTTATGCGGTTGTTCGTCCACTAAATCTGCTAAACCTGATTTTGGCATTGAGTATGTTTTTAAGCAACTCAAATGAGATTTCTTATTGTCTATAAAAATAAATCTGACATTTAATGGTTCTGGATAAATTCGGCGTGACTTTTTATGTGCTTCTCTCACAGCTTTTATGATCCTAATAGGAGATCCTTCCCATTCGTTATTATTATCCTTATACATTCCACCACCACAAAAACCATCTATAAAAGTAAACGTAGTTACTCCATAAGCAGCTTTTTTATAAAGTGTAATAACCAGATTTTCAATGTATTTATCAATAATTAAATGCTTGGCTTTAGTATGAATATCTATTGAAGGAAGTTTACTTCCATCTGCATTCCAGGTTGCTTGTGTTTTACTCATGTTGATGATCTCCGGTAATCAGATTAGTAAGACTAGTTAAGTAACTAATATCACAGGTATAATTCTTGTACTATTTAGAAAGAAAAATTAGCTGACATCAGACAAAGATGCGATCGCCTCTTCACAGCACATACAACTAGTTGAGTGCGTCTTCAGACATCACTTCCTCAGCTTGCTTGCTAGTAAATTGTAATTAGTAAACAAATATACTATAAATAATTAATACACGCAAATACATAAGCAATATTCTGATTACAAGGCTTATTACAGAAAAGCGCTCGCCTCAATTTAATCTCTATCTTTCTTTATTCCCTAATACCCCTAAACTACAAATCCCAGAACTACATTTAAAGCTGTATGAATAAGTTCCCAGTATTCTGACTCCAGCACGCCCACCAAACCTAAAATACGACTATGATCAACAGCACGAATTTGGCCAATATCTATAAAACGGTCTTGGTCTAATCCATTATTTGGTGTTGCTTTCACATTTACAACGTAGGGGGCTTGTTTACTTCCGGGTCGAAATGGAATCACAATTGTCAGCAACCCATACTGATTCATGATGTCATTTTGCACAATCAAGCAAGCACGGATTTTTTTCGCTTCAGCCCCCACTGTTGGATCGAGATTAACCCAACGTATTTCTCCTCGCTGATAAGTTAAATTACTCCCTGGCATTTATGCCATCCCCAACAACACTATCCCAAGTAGCAATTTCAGCTTGATATTCTGGATCTTCAGCATCCTGCTTGAGAGCTGCAATCATTTCTGCTGCCAAAATTTGACGGCGGTGTTCTGCTAGCAGTGTATTGATGTATGCACTACGATTTCCCTGTGCATACTGATCTACAAATTGCAGAATGTCTTCTTCTAAGGTAATTGTAACTTTGAGCATCTATATGATTTTTTAGTATTACTATTTAGTATGATTTAATTATCATACTATAATTTGCCAAGCCTATGTACCTTACCTAATATAGGCAAATTACAATAAAGTGTAGACAATCGGTTTGCAGCCAGACTTCGCTTTAGTTGATTTTTTTAGCTATAGAAATTAAGCAGACAAATATTTTTGGCAATTAATATCAATCTTCTGCCTGCAATAACCAAAAGCCGCTATAAGTCATACCGGAATCATCTGGTTGTACTAACAAAAAATGCAATCCTCGGCAATGCTTTTTTCGCTGTTGATATGTTTGGGCTGCTGTTGTAACTTCTGGATCTTCAAAAGTGGCAACAATCCACCTATCTACTAAGCCAGCTTCTAATACTAAGCCATCTGGTGCGCCAGAAATGTAGTTTAACGCTACAGGACGGGCTTGCTGTAACCACCGGGCTAGGCGCATCGATTGCCGTCCACCATAAATTATTACACCAGGGACGGGCACTGTTGACGCTAAACCCAAATTGATGGGTTTAAGATGTTCTGGGATGTGCAAAATGGGAATGGGGCGATCGCTAAATATCGTTTCTACATCACTAGCAGGTAAAGTCGCAAACCGCCATTGTTCTCCCCAGAGGTTCTCTGGTAATGGTGCTGGAGATGGTTTATCTAGCGCTGAGGGATATTGCTTTTCTTGTAACCACTGCTTCAACGCCAAAGTGTGGCGTGTAGGTTCGACATTTATACTTAAATTGCGTCCCGCCGCCTCAATTAAGCTTAGAGACTGAGGACGAAACACCTGAATCACATCTGGCAATTTTTCACCTGCGGCTAGCTCAAGTTGAGCAGCTACCCAATTAGAATTTGCTGCTGACTGAAGACAGGTAGCTTCATACTCAAAGCTGCGAGTTGCATTACAAATCAACAACTCCCATAGAACTTGTCCAGACGCATCTTGTGAGGGACGACGATAAAAATCAACTTGCCAAATTTTCATAAATTGGGAATGGGGAATTGGGAATGGGGAATTGGGAATGGGGGAGGAGAATTATGCCCCATGCCCCATGCCCAATTTATAAAGCCTGAATCCATTCTTTGACAGAATATTCAGTCCAGATGCCATTTTTCCAGTAGGGATCGTTTTCAATCAACTGGCGCACAGTGGCTTCGTCTTCGGCTTCGTAAATTCCAAAAACTTTTGTAACATCTTTGGTTGGGCCAATAGTAATCAGCACACCGGATTCTTTCTGTTTTGCTAATCCGTCTAAATGAGCTTCACGGTGGGGGGCGCGTTTTTCGAGAACATCTTCGCAATAGGTTCCCCAGAGTACATATTTAGGCATAACTTTACCAATTTTGGATTTTAGATTTTAGATTTTGGAGCCAGTAGGTTTAAGAGTGAGGAATTATTAACTCCTAACTCTTAACAAATGACCAATGACAAAGGACAAATGACTAACTTCTGAGGTTGACACCGAATTTTTCCACCAAGGCTTCGCGAACTTTATTGTGTACTGGTTCGACTTCAGCCTCAGTCAAAGTACGATCGCTAGCTCGATAAACTAGACGGAATGCTAAACTCCTCTGCCCTTCGGGGACATTTTCGCCGCGATATTCATCAAATAATTCCACTGATTCGAGCAAATCTTTACCCGCTTTGGTAATTACTTTTTGAATTTCGGAAACTGAGATTTTCACAGGTGCGAAAAAGGCGATGTCGCGATCGCTAGCTGGATAAGTAGAATATGGCTGGAATGTTGGCACCAGAACTTCATCTTCTCCCAGAGAATCTAAAAGCACATCTAGATCCAACTGGAAAACATAAACGGAATCTGGTAAACCTTTTTCTCGTCGCAGTTGGGGATGGAGTTGGCCAAAAATACCCAGTCTGTTACCCCGAATCCATAAAGAAGCGGTGCGTCCTGGATGTAAGCGATGATCTCGGCAATCGGGTTGGAATTCTACCTGCAACGCAAGTTGTCGAAATATGCTTTCTAAAGTGCCTTTAGCTTCAAACCAGGTGATGGGTTCTTCACGTCCACTTTTTGACCATTTGCCAATGCTGCGATCGCCTCCTATAATCCCAGCTAAGGCTTCTGTTTCTTGCAAACCGTCTTCTTCTCGCCAGAAAATTTGCCCGATTTCAAAGCCATTCAGGGAACCATTACCCTGCTCTAAATTGTATTGAAAGGCATCAATCAACCCAGATAGCAAATCGTTTCGTAGCGCTGAATATTCGGCAAATAAAGGATTTGACAGTACTATCTGTCTGTCTTCTCCTGGTTTAACTAAAGAATAGTGGATTAATTCTGTCAATCCTTCAGCCCGGAGGAAAGCCCGTAACTTGCGAATCAGTTCCTCATCTAAAGGCAGATAACCACCTTCCGATTTTTCTGGTAAAGTATCGCAGAATCTGTTGTAACCATAGAGACGGGCGATTTCTTCAATTAAATCAATTTCTCGCTCTAAGTCGCGGTAACGATAGGGTGGGACGGAAACTGACCATGTAGGTTGATGGTTGCTATCTTCACGTGAAGGAGTCAACTGACATCCTAGCGCAGTCAGGATGCGCTCAACATCTTGTCCTTGGAGTTCACCTGTATCCTCTCCCAAATCGATTGGCCCTAGTATCTGATTAACTCGGTCTAAACGCAGTGCGATCGAACGACTCCAGGTAGAGGGATCGGGGCGAGTGTCGGCAATTTCCTGCTGGACTATAATTCCACTCGCTAATTCGCTAATTAAGGATAAGGCGCGGCGATTAGCTATTTCTAACTCAGCACGGTTAACTCCCCGTTCATATCTGCCAGAAGCCTCGCTTCTTAAGCCAACACTGCGCGAAGAACGGCGAATTGCCACGGAATCAAATAAAGCTGCTTCTAAAACTAGGCTTTGAGTGCCTTCATGGACTTCTGTTTCTTCTCCACCCATGACTCCCGCCAATGCAACGGGCTTGTCGTTAGCGGTGATTAACAAATTTTGGGTTGAGAGGGTGCGAGTTTGTCCATCCAGAGTTTTGAGGGATTCGCCATTATTAGCGAAACGAACGCCGATGCTTAAATTTTCGCTACTTGCAACAGATTTTAAGCGATCGCGGTCAAAAGCGTGCAATGGTTGTCCCCATTCCAACAAAACGTAGTTAGTAATATCCACCACATTACTTATAGGACGTACCCCAGCCGCCCGCAAACGCTGTTGCAACCATTCGGGAGATGGAGCAATTTTTACCTGTTCGATTACCGTACCGATGTATGCAGGACAAGCTTGTGTATCAGCAATTTTTAAAGTTAAATTTCCAGTATTTTTGCTAATAGAAACTTCACCAGGTTCAGGGATGCTCAACTTTCCACCAGTTAAAGCTGCTACTTCTCTGGCTACGCCTACCATACTGAGAGCATCAGCGCGATTGGCAGTTGCAGTCAGGTCTAAAATTACATCATCTAGACCCAACAAAGGACGCACATCACTACCTAATGGTAAATTTTCCTGGGTAAAAATATGAATTCCGTCTACATCGGTGGGCAAACCGAGTTCCTTTAAAGAACAAATCATGCCCTGAGAAGGGACACCACGGAGTTTTGCAGGTTTAATTTTTAAATCGATGTTGGGTAAGTAAGTACCCGTAGTTGCCACAGGTACATAGATATCTGCCTTCACATTGGCAGCGCCACAGACAATATTTAAAGTTTCACCTGCACCGATATCGACTTGGCAAACACTTAATTTATCGGCGTTCGGGTGGGGTTGACGCTCAAGCACTTTCCCTACAACCACGCCATTTGCCCAAGTGCGGCGATCTTCAATATCTTCAACCTCAAACCCCGCCATTGTCAGGGTTTCGGCTAATTCTTCTGGACTAAGTTTTATCTCTACTAGTTCGCGCAGCCAATTTAGAGAAATACGCATGGAGTGTGCTTGTTTTAGGAATCGTCTTTTGTTCTTATTTTAGGGTGCTTACTAACGATCGATGGCTACTCATCCCGCTAGGCGTACCCTTTCACTTGAACAATCCTACTACGTTAGACTCGCAGAACAATATCGCTTTTTTGCTTTATCTTTACATTTTATGCGATCGCCCCTAGTAAGCCATTGCACATCATTAAAAACATGCTGACAAGTTTTGTGATATAAAAATCCCTCTTTATTCTCTCCGCGTTCTCTGCGCCTCTGCGGTTCGTTAACTTTCATCCACTCCGATAATGTTACTTGTAGTCATAATCATCGTCATATTCAATCATGCCAAATAGCTCTAGAATTTTCAGTTGCTTTCGACGTTGCACATACTCTCGTAATGCCTCTTCAACAACCAAAACTGTAGCCATATTTATCCTTACTAGCTCATCATTATTAGATTTTGTGGTTAATTTAAGTCAAATGCATGAAGACTATTTTAAGTAATTCTGCGCGAGTAAATGGTTTAGTTAGATATCCAGATGCTCCAACCAATTTGGCTTTTACTTTATCTACAATTCCTTTATTCCCAGTCACAAAAATAATGGGAGTTTTTTGAAATATCGAATTATTTCGTATAATCCGGCACAACTCATAACCATCTATTCCTAGCATATTTAAATCCAACAAAATTAAGTCTGGTTTGTGCCTTATAATTGATAAAACGGCTTTTACTGGATCGTTAATAGTCACTACAGAAAAATTTTCATTTTCTAAGAAACGGCTAATTTCTTTGAGAATTGTGGGGCTATCATCTACAGAAACGATTTTGTGGACTTTTTGTGCCGTTACAGTAGCAGCTGTTACTTTTTGGGAAGCAGGATTTATGTTATTTGATAGTGTTGGTTCCTGAAATTTTTCTTGGGGAGGAAGAGAAATCTGTGGTAATCGTGGAACAGGAGATATATTCTCTTCAGCAATATCAGGGTAAGAGTTGATGCTGCTATTTAGCTCTTTTGTGGTGTTCTCTATCTCTGGAATTAATTTTGAGAAAAGCGATTGCTCTTCAAATAGCTTTGGTAACTTATCAAATGGTGGATCGGGTTCATGCAAGATAATCGCACCATTAAGTATGTAAGGGTATAAATTGCGGGCTAATTGAATTTCATCTTGATTCAAAATTGTTGCCAGATGACACAAGCTGAAACCCTTCATCCAATTAATCAAATCTGGCTGAAGTTTTGGTAAATCTTTTTCCTCGATTTTGCTGTTAATCAACAGATATGGACGTTGATATGGAGAAGAGATTTGCGGAACAAAAGCTTGCCAATTCTGTAATCTTCCTTGACAACGTTCTAGAATTTTTTCTACATCTAGCCTACAAATTCTTGGCATTCTCTCAAGCGGTTCTGTTAATTCATAAGTACCTTCTTTAATGAGCAAAAATGATTCAATCACCTCTTTAACTAATTCTTGAATCAGCACTACTGCTTGTGTAGAATGTAGATGTTGTTGACTAACAAGCCAGGATATCGCCTGATATTCAGGAGGGTGGCTTCTGGAATTGCTGTCATATTCGAGTAACTGATTGTGTGAGTCAGGTTCAAACATCAGACGGACTTGAACCCGCACCTCGCTAGTAAGCAAGGGAATTTGGTGGCTGAGGCGGCGCAAATGGCGTTCTAGTCGATCAAAAGGTTCTACTGAATGAGTCGCGTAAGTTATTTTGCCCTGTTCTAAGTAAATTGACCAACGAACTGAGTTACTTAATGCTTGTAAACAAGTACTATCAAAGCAATTGGATAACTGTCTTAACAAACTTAGAGGACGTAGTTTGGTGAATGCACCTGAGTTATTCATATTTTTTAAGTTTCTTGCGGAATCAACAACTGAACATTTGTAGATTGAAAATATCAACGATAAAGTCTTCTCTTCTTTGTAATATTTATCTACGGACAAGTTATTCCTTTTAAAATATGTATATATTTTAAAAATTATAAGTTTTATAACTTATTTGTTACATTTGGTACTTTTTACCTAATTTGTCTCAAACCACAAGTAGGTATGAATAAAGAGAAACATTTATCATAGCTAGCCTATCAGTAAATATTGGTTAATTCTGGATTTTACCAACTCCTGACAACTCTTACCTTAAGACCTTAGTAATGACGTTTATTTATGCCTACTCACAAAAATCAGGTAAATTTGATTCCACGTTAAAGCAGTTACGCTGGTATACTTCTGGAGCTAAAGATATTAATTATGGTTAATAATTTTTCTGTAAAGGAAAAATTCTTCTACATAAAATCTTTAAAAACTTATCTGGGAAAGTTTACGTATTTATTGTACTGTAGGTTTAATGGATATAAATTTTTGGTAGATACATTACAACAGGTAACACTGGGTTTTGATAAACTCTTTTTTGCTAAACTAAGCTGTACTCAAGTTTTTCTTAAAAAATATATTGAGAACTTCATGAAAATAATTTGTTTAATAAAGATTAGAGCATCTACCACTAGATACTATATTCTGTAGTGACCTCGACGGCTGAAATTATATACTCGGACAAAAAGGAAATAAAGCTTTGAACTTTAACATAACACAAAAAGTTATGCATGATACATTAAGACTTGATGAAGTAGTAGAATTTGCTGAGAACCCAGAACCACGTTGTCCTTGTGTACTTTTACTAGATACATCTGGCTCAATGCAAGGAGATCCGATTGAGGCTTTAAATCAAGGTTTGCTCAGTTTAAAGGATGAATTAGTCAAAAATTCCTTAGCCGCAAGACGTGTAGAAGTGGCGATCGTTACTTTTGATAGTAATGTCAATGTAGTACAAGACTTTGTGACTGCCGATCAATTTAATCCGCCCATTTTAACGGCACAGGGCTTGACTACAATGGGTGCAGGCATTCATAAAGCTTTGGATATAATTCAAGAGCGGAAATCTCAGTATCGTACCAATGGGATTGCTTACTATCGTCCTTGGGTATTCATGATTACCGATGGAGAACCCCAAGGTGAGTTAGAGAATGTAGTGGAGCAAGCATCTGTGCGCTTACAGGGAGATGAAGCGAACAAGCGTGTAGCATTCTTTACAGTTGGTGTAGAAAATGCGAATATGACACGTTTAAATCAAATAACTGTACGTACACCTTTGAAACTCAAAGGACTAAACTTCATCGAGATGTTTGTCTGGCTATCAACTAGTATGTCAGCTGTTTCTCATTCGCAGGTAGACGAACAGGTAGCACTACCGCCGATTGGTTG contains:
- a CDS encoding type II toxin-antitoxin system PemK/MazF family toxin; its protein translation is MPGSNLTYQRGEIRWVNLDPTVGAEAKKIRACLIVQNDIMNQYGLLTIVIPFRPGSKQAPYVVNVKATPNNGLDQDRFIDIGQIRAVDHSRILGLVGVLESEYWELIHTALNVVLGFVV
- a CDS encoding YciI family protein produces the protein MPKYVLWGTYCEDVLEKRAPHREAHLDGLAKQKESGVLITIGPTKDVTKVFGIYEAEDEATVRQLIENDPYWKNGIWTEYSVKEWIQAL
- a CDS encoding CopG family transcriptional regulator, which encodes MLKVTITLEEDILQFVDQYAQGNRSAYINTLLAEHRRQILAAEMIAALKQDAEDPEYQAEIATWDSVVGDGINARE
- a CDS encoding phage tail protein, with the translated sequence MQIPEALPVAGLGFANADMDVAGRTLLLHPGHPSEMIVQVQNLEQRPLRVSLSVEGNFPSQWCQIGTEGSEIPPRGQMDAVLYFSIPDTFFEDQEAISPGTKDKLTLNFRSLVTLHIDPGTDNEQIERSEYFDLYIRPYTAYMEFLPILYREVDFIGRFMKIFEQAFQPIVDSYNVMWANLDPLTAPQALLPFMAHWVAWQVDSVWDLQQQRRLIRRAVELYRWRGTRKGLRLYLHLYTGLPLDEHLPNEADKHISITEPFGPSFIIGDAQLGNAVLAGGQPYHFIVRLRSNISSGIINEQLIQRIIEQEKPAFCTYELSIENPTH
- a CDS encoding DUF4159 domain-containing protein, coding for MSHPFPPPPIKSLERLQAADGLLINAERWRTAHDYHRNRQNAQYQSLNQPGIVCGLGVRDVTAPSQVEARYRDGRWVQIQPGIAIDLAGNLIVVPTSYDFPIDIEVVSSEPLMIYLVVSYVDPDELRRGQQRDVVQETYRIDQRNSIPASSEIEICRILLQPGHTDITQPADAFFPGYNNIDLRYRRQAQMRPQALVCMAQATHSDPECARNFFSLSYLLQAVEPLYPSLRGADEPGQVSLSENIQDYDLLYLTGGQAISLNSLEFESLKNYLNLGGVLFVDAPTNANALIESTQALAQQLESPLRPLEELQRSHPLRTKPFLFAALPMVNQQQIKLLIGGGIILAIGDLATAWGLDRDLSLPRLTIRTAQELGINILHYAWKRRQLIGLQQEDNSGQW
- a CDS encoding radical SAM protein; this encodes MSIVKGTEKIINPLQESALNKKGLCDYVVNVASGCLHGCTFCYVPSTPAIRTKQAQLREQGVSDPQMDWGKYLFVREEIPEQLEKTLSRKKSWRVTPEGKGVVLLCSGTDPYQNKQTANVTRGAVQALLHYKKRIRILTRSPLWVNDINIFKDPNVIVGMSLPYLDDELSRQIEPQAPLPSERYKALIKGHKAGCRLYVAIAPTPPNMNLDDFKRHLYKIMQFDPEVIFWEPINARGTNGKRMIAAGLEFASSIMTKSSWGECFKRQWDDIEAAAREVGCEDRLHIWPDPELRGYVDEAKIAYWLYKPTVEKWNSMTVSESKVKPLQPVRNKSQTAITNS
- a CDS encoding Tab2/Atab2 family RNA-binding protein; protein product: MKIWQVDFYRRPSQDASGQVLWELLICNATRSFEYEATCLQSAANSNWVAAQLELAAGEKLPDVIQVFRPQSLSLIEAAGRNLSINVEPTRHTLALKQWLQEKQYPSALDKPSPAPLPENLWGEQWRFATLPASDVETIFSDRPIPILHIPEHLKPINLGLASTVPVPGVIIYGGRQSMRLARWLQQARPVALNYISGAPDGLVLEAGLVDRWIVATFEDPEVTTAAQTYQQRKKHCRGLHFLLVQPDDSGMTYSGFWLLQAED
- the tcmP gene encoding three-Cys-motif partner protein TcmP, with translation MSKTQATWNADGSKLPSIDIHTKAKHLIIDKYIENLVITLYKKAAYGVTTFTFIDGFCGGGMYKDNNNEWEGSPIRIIKAVREAHKKSRRIYPEPLNVRFIFIDNKKSHLSCLKTYSMPKSGLADLVDEQPHKFTYDYGDRIEQCEFINGEFENLANACIFTVENRKGHSFFLLDPFGWTDVSMKTIRNINNLKGSEILYTYMIAFITRFISERYTTQMRGFQNILEADGYYDAANLEDTSKGEQCYLRDQTVKLFMEKGKSRYVFTFALIPRGENIVLYYLLHLSQNLTALEVIKECFELENNLNYQYHYEIYGYGFRSANYYNQNQLSLELNITKNTYEICLDKLDQDVGKLITENPDGISYKEIKQKTMHLNPANRRLYNEYLNRNLKEKEIEVWRDGKILTRSQTDYKKSDIIKVPSKYQFSLFSKPKFFLSDF